A region of the Pirellulales bacterium genome:
GCATTCGGCAGGCATCGCGTTTCGCAGTCTGCAAACCGGCAGCCTGCGCCAATACGTCATGTTCATCGTGGTCGGCATGGTGGCGATTTTTGTGCTGGTGAGTTTTTTCTGGAATTACGCGTGGGCCATGTGAATTTCCGAGCGGAAATTCAAAATAGCAAAGCCTCGACTTCTGACTCCTGATCCCTGGCAATGGACAATCCTTATATTTTCCCCCTGTCGTTGATTACGTTTCTGCCGGCGCTCGGCGCTTTGGTGCTGGCGTTCTTTCCGCGCGACGCCAAAGGGGCGATCCGCTGGCTCACATTGATCGTCACGGTGCTCGTGTTTATCGCCACGGTCTATATCGCGATTCCTCGCCCGGAAGGAGCAACGACGTCGCAGTTCGATCTCCAGGCGGACGCCGCCCGGCAAATGCAAGATCTATTCAGCGTGCCGTGGATCAGCTCGTTCAACATCAACTACTTGATGGGGTTGGACGGCATCAGCTTCCCGCTCGTGATCCTCACGTCGCTCGTCAGCATGCTGGCCATGGGCGCAAGCTGGAATATCGAAAAGCATGTGAAGGCCTACTGCATCTTGTTTCTGCTCTTGGAAACCGGAATGATCGGCGTCTTCTTGGCGCTCGATTTCTTCCTGTTCTATGTGTTCTGGGAAGTAATGCTGTTGCCGATGTATTTTCTCATTGGTGTCTGGGGCGGCCCGCGCAAAGAATACGCGGCGATCAAGTTCTTCCTGTATACGCTCGTCGGCAGCGTGCTCATGCTGATCGCGATTTTGATGCTGTATTTCAATAGCGATTTGAAGCTACTCGAAGACCAGCAGCTTCTCGATAGCAAGGCCGTTGAAGTGACCGCTGCCGAAGTTGCCGCCGCAGGAGGCCAGACGGCTGACGAATTGCTGCAAGCGAAGATCGCCGCGATCCGCGCCGATAAGAATCCCACTCATACATTCAACTTGCTGGCGCTGGCGGCAATCGGCCAACACGAACAGTCGCCGTTCAACGTCGAGATCCTCTGGGGCAAGTCGCTCCAATGGTGGGCTTTTGTATTGCTCTTCATTGGATTTGCGATCAAAGTCCCCGCCGTGCCGGTGCATACATGGCTTCCCGATGCGCACGTCGAAGCCCCCACGCCAATTTCGATGATCCTAGCCGGCATTCTGCTCAAAATGGGCGGCTACGGTATCTTGCGGATTTGCTATCCAATCTGCCCGCAGGCCGGTTACGAACTGGCCGGCGTCGTCTGTGGTATCGGGGTGTTGAGCATGGTCTACGGTGCGTTTGCCGCACTGGCTCAAAAGGATTTCAAGCGGCTTGTCGCCTATAGCTCGGTCAGTCATATGGGCTATGTGCTGTTGGGACTTGGCGTTTGGAGCGCCGCCGCACCGGCCTACAACTCGCAATACTGGGCGATGGGCATCAGCGGGGCGATGTTCCAAATGATCGCCCACGGCATTAGTTCGGCCGGCATGTTCTTCATGGTCGGCGTCATTTACGACCGCGTGCATCACCGCAATCTGAACGAATTCGGTGGGCTGTTCCATAAAATGCCGCTCTATAGTGGCATGGCTTTCGGCATTTTCTTCGCCGGTCTGGGCTTGCCGGGCCTCTGCGGCTTCAGTGGCGAAGTGCTGGTGACGCTCTCGGTTTGGAACTATAGCCAAGTATTGGCAGTGATTTCCGCGGCAGTCGTGATTCTGACCGCCGGGTATATCCTGTGGACGCTGCAACGAGTCTACCTGGGGGCCGAATACCGCGGCCCGCACGGCGAGCATTTGCATCCGATGACCGGCCGCGAATTGGCAATTGCCGCGCCCCTGTTGGCGTTTGCCGTTCTGTTCGGCGTCAATCCGCAACTGGTCTTTCAGTACACGACGCCGACCATCGATCATCAGGCTCAAACGCTGACCAATTTAACGCCAGGTTTCGAGAAGCTCGCGGCCGACCGGGCGACCACCAGCCAACCTGCCGCCAATCGGGTCGCCAAAATTTTGCCACCGCCGCCGCACCCAACAAACACCGAACAATAAATAAACGCTTCCATCATTTATCATCCTACCACTCTGAACCCTGAGCCCTTTCCCCAGTGTCTCTTTCCCAACTTCTTAATTCGATTGTCGGCAATACGACCGACAGCGTCCTGCTGTTTCGGCCGGAACTGGTACTTTGTGCCACGATCGTGCTGATGCTGCTGGTGCGCGTGTTCCACGGTGGTGAGAGGATCCACGCTTTCTGGATTGCGCTCATTGGCTCGGCAGTTGGCTTTTGGTTTTCGATTCCGTGGAACCAGCTTGCTGCGCTGGGCGGAATGGATCGAGTCGAACTGTTCACCGGCATGCTGGTGTACGATTCGTTTACGATCTTCTTCCGCGCCATTCTGTTGCTGTTCGCGGTGTTGTTCGTCATTTTTACGCGAATCTCCGGTATTCCTGCCAAAGAAGACGCTACAGATTTTTATTCGCTCGTACTCGGCGCAACGCTCGGTATGTGCATCATGGCCTCGGCCAACCATTTGTTGACGATTTTTCTCGGCGTCGAGATGGCCAGCGTTCCTTCGTATGCCTTGGTGGGAATTCTCAAAGGCCAACCCAAGAGCAGCGAAGCGGCGCTGAAATACTCGGTTTACGGCGCCGGTGCCGCAGGCGTAATGCTCTACGGCATCAGCTTGCTGGCCGGCGTCCTTGGCACCTGTCATCTCCCCACGATGGCCGATCGGATGGCCGATGCGATTGCCGGCGGACAACTTGCCGACCGCGCCATGGTGCTGGCACTCGGCGGTCTGATGATCGGTGTCGGCCTGGCGTTCAAGCTGTCTGCGTTTCCGTTCCATTTTTGGTGCCCCGATGTGTTCGAGGGAGCGTGCGCCGAAGTAAACGCATTCTTAAGCGTGGCCTCGAAAGCCGCGGCATTGGCACTGTTGATTCGCGTGGCCGTTGGATTTGGATCGGTGCATTCGGAACCCAGGACGATGCCGGTCGCGTCCGCCGCGGCAATTCACGAAACTGCGGCGAACGTTCCTGCCGCCAAAGTCAATATCTCCACGGTCAGTGCCGTCAAGCCTGCGGCAGTGCAAGCGAATTCGGTTTCAACCGCCGATCGCAGTCGCGCGCTCGAACCGGTGCGTCGCTATCTCGCCCTGCTGATCGCCGTCATCGCCGCGGTGACCTGCACCTTTGGCAATCTGGCAGCTTACGGCCAAACCAATATCAAGCGCCTGATGGCTTATTCCACGATCGCTCATGCTGGGTACATGATGATGCCGGTGGCCGCCGGAGTGGCGCTGTCGGGCAGCGATACCGCTGCCGCGGCGCATGCGTTTGCGGCAATACCATTCTATGTTGGCCTGTACTTGTTTATGAATCTTGGTGCTTTCGCCATCATTGCGTTCTTGCGCAATGCAATGCGAAGCGAAGAAATCGACCATTACGGCGGTCTGATGCGCGTCGCCCCCGGTGTCGTCGTCTGCTTCGCCGTGATTTTGTTCAGTCTGGTTGGCCTGCCGCCGCTGGCGGGTTTTTCGGCGAAATACGTAGCCTTCGCGGCGCTTGTTTCGGCAATGTCGGCTCCCGGCTACAGCGGCCTGATGCTCGCTTTGCTGGTGATTGGCGGATTGAATACGGCCGTCAGCCTGTTCTATTACCTTCGCGTTGTGAAAGCGATGACGATCGATCCCGAGTCTGATACTCGCCCGGCCGTTGGTTTTTCGCTGGTATCCGTTCGCGGAGCGTTTGTCGCGCTGGTCACGCTGCCAGTGCTGATTCTCGGCTTGTTTTGGAATCAATTTTACGCGTGGCTTACAAGCGGCGCGGCCAACTTGTTGTAATTCATGGCTCGGATCGATACGAACGCTGTTCTCAATCGCTTGCTGGTGACGCTGCATCGATCGTTTCCGATGTACCTGGGCGACACCGCTGCCCTCTGGACCCATCCTGGCGATGAATCGGCCAAGCTGACGGTCGCGTTAATCGCCACCGATTACCGCAACTACGCGCACCGCCTCGTCGAGTTGCTGCTGGAACGGCGGGCGCTGGCGGGTTTCGGCGAATATCCGATGGCATTCACCGACACGCACGATTTGGCGCTCGGCTATTTGGTTGGCGAACTCAGCTTCTACCAGCGACAAGACATCGCAGCCATCGAGCAGTGCGTGGCCGATCTGATCTCCGACCCGCAAGGCCGAGCACTGGCGGAGGAAATCCTGGGCAATGCCCGCGGACACTTGGAATCGCTCCAAGAACTCAACCAAGAGCCTGTCGCGGCCTGATGCCGTCGGATAGTCTTTTGGGGTGGAGATTTCTTTCCCAGTTTAAGTGGCTGCA
Encoded here:
- a CDS encoding NADH-quinone oxidoreductase subunit M, translated to MDNPYIFPLSLITFLPALGALVLAFFPRDAKGAIRWLTLIVTVLVFIATVYIAIPRPEGATTSQFDLQADAARQMQDLFSVPWISSFNINYLMGLDGISFPLVILTSLVSMLAMGASWNIEKHVKAYCILFLLLETGMIGVFLALDFFLFYVFWEVMLLPMYFLIGVWGGPRKEYAAIKFFLYTLVGSVLMLIAILMLYFNSDLKLLEDQQLLDSKAVEVTAAEVAAAGGQTADELLQAKIAAIRADKNPTHTFNLLALAAIGQHEQSPFNVEILWGKSLQWWAFVLLFIGFAIKVPAVPVHTWLPDAHVEAPTPISMILAGILLKMGGYGILRICYPICPQAGYELAGVVCGIGVLSMVYGAFAALAQKDFKRLVAYSSVSHMGYVLLGLGVWSAAAPAYNSQYWAMGISGAMFQMIAHGISSAGMFFMVGVIYDRVHHRNLNEFGGLFHKMPLYSGMAFGIFFAGLGLPGLCGFSGEVLVTLSVWNYSQVLAVISAAVVILTAGYILWTLQRVYLGAEYRGPHGEHLHPMTGRELAIAAPLLAFAVLFGVNPQLVFQYTTPTIDHQAQTLTNLTPGFEKLAADRATTSQPAANRVAKILPPPPHPTNTEQ
- a CDS encoding NADH-quinone oxidoreductase subunit N — translated: MSLSQLLNSIVGNTTDSVLLFRPELVLCATIVLMLLVRVFHGGERIHAFWIALIGSAVGFWFSIPWNQLAALGGMDRVELFTGMLVYDSFTIFFRAILLLFAVLFVIFTRISGIPAKEDATDFYSLVLGATLGMCIMASANHLLTIFLGVEMASVPSYALVGILKGQPKSSEAALKYSVYGAGAAGVMLYGISLLAGVLGTCHLPTMADRMADAIAGGQLADRAMVLALGGLMIGVGLAFKLSAFPFHFWCPDVFEGACAEVNAFLSVASKAAALALLIRVAVGFGSVHSEPRTMPVASAAAIHETAANVPAAKVNISTVSAVKPAAVQANSVSTADRSRALEPVRRYLALLIAVIAAVTCTFGNLAAYGQTNIKRLMAYSTIAHAGYMMMPVAAGVALSGSDTAAAAHAFAAIPFYVGLYLFMNLGAFAIIAFLRNAMRSEEIDHYGGLMRVAPGVVVCFAVILFSLVGLPPLAGFSAKYVAFAALVSAMSAPGYSGLMLALLVIGGLNTAVSLFYYLRVVKAMTIDPESDTRPAVGFSLVSVRGAFVALVTLPVLILGLFWNQFYAWLTSGAANLL